In Bernardetia sp., the genomic window TTGTAGATATTTTTTGTTTGGTTAGTGAAAGCCAATTTTCTAGCATTTGTAAGCCATATTTTGTGAGTGCTGCTTCTGGGTGGAATTGAATCCCTTTTATGGGAAGTGTTGTATGAGAAAATGCCATTAATTCACCTTTTTCTGTGAAAGCTGTTGGAATGAGTGGGCTGTTTTTTCGTAGTTCTATGAGTAAAGAATGATAACGTACCACTTCAATTTTTGAAGGCATATTCTGAAATATCAAATCTTTATTTTCATCTACACAGCTATTAATCAATGAAACCTTTCCATGCATGGGTTTTTCTGCATAAATAAGAGCATCTCCAAAATATATTCCTAGAGCTTGATGTCCTAGACAAACTCCCAAAATGGGTAATTTCTGATGATAAAAATCTATTACATCCATCATATTTCCTGCATCTTGAGGCTTTCCAAAACCAGGAGAAAGAATGATTCCAGTAAAATCATATTGCTTAAGAATTTCTAAAGGCGTATCGTTTCTAAACACCTTACAATCTACTCCCAAACGCTGGACATAGTCCCACAGATTGTAGGTAAACGAATCAAAATTGTCTAAAAGTAATATCATGTTTTGCCTATCAGTTATCAAGCCGAAACTTAGTTTCACTAGGCTTTATTATATTCAACTCAAAAAATTCGTAATTCTCTAAATAATTTTTACTCCAAATCTTTTTTCAAACTGTGTCTTTACTCGCTCTTCTACTTCTTTCATATCTATTTTTTCTCCTAATTCTTTTTCTAATGAAGTAACTCCTTTGTCTGTAATTCCACAAGGAATAATCAAATCAAAATAAGATAAATCGGTATTGACATTGAGTGCAAATCCGTGCATCGTAATCCAACGGCTGGCACGAATGCCGATGGCACAAATCTTTCTAGGATTGTCAGAATTTGGGTCTATCCAAACGCCTGTCAATCCTTCTACTCTTCCAGCATCTAGGTTGTAGGTTTGCATAGTTTGGATAATGACTTCTTCCAATTCTCTAAAATACCAATGCAAATCTTGCTTGAAATTCATCAAATCTAAAATAGGATAGCCTACAAGCTGCTCTAATCCGTGAAAGGTAATATCTCCACCTCGGTTGATTTCAAAATATTCAATTCCTTTTTCATCTAATTCTTTTTCAGAGAGCAATAAATTGTCTATCGAACCAGCTTTTCCCAATGTAAAGACAGGATTATGCTGACAGAAAAGTAAATAGTTTGGTGTTGGAAGCTGTTTCTGCTCTTCTAGCTCACGATTTTGCTTTTTAACATCAAATATTCTATCAAAAATTTCTTGTTGGTATTCCCACCCCTTTTTATAGGAGAGTGTTCCAAGATGTTCGAAAATTACGTTTTGCATTTTTTAATTATGTATTAGCAACCGTAAACGAGGACTAAAACCGTCGTTTAGGATATTTTTTTTATTCTTGTAGAGAAGATTTTAAATAATTGATAACCTCTACAGGGAAAGGGTCAACGCCATTTTCTTCTGCTAAATAATATGAAACCCAGTCCGTCAGATAAATCAAATAGAATACCTGCTCCAAAAATGAATTTCCTTCTGCTGCAATGTGTGTAATGGAATGGGTGTGCTTATTAAAAATACCTTCACAAATTTCCATTCTTTTATTTACCCTTTCGTGGTCATAATCTGAATGGAATAGTAAAATGTGTGTCTTAGACAAAATTTCTTTTGGCAAGTGCCAGCCTACCAGTTCGTTGTGATTCATCTCTGGAAAAACAGCGACATGACAAAGCTGTTTTGCATTTTCATTGATTTGCTGCTGAAAACGAATCAACATAGGTTCTAAGATAGCATCTGCATATAAAATCGGAAACTTCCCTTTGAGAGATTTTGCTAACTTTTGAGCTTCTACTTTTATTGTTTTCTCATCCTTTTTTAATTTTTCAACAGTTTGTTGTATTTCTTTCTCAAAACCTATTTCTACCAATCCGTAATGATGCAAAAGTAATAAAAGTGAAGTAACCGAATAAGGTAAATGAGCTCTAGGACAAGCAGCTCTTGAAGCCAAAGGAACTAAATCAAAGCCCTTTTGATTTGCAATTTTTTCTAACTTACCTCCAGAAGTAAGACAGGCAATGTATGCACCTCTGCGCTGTGCTTCTTCTAAAGAAGCCAGTGTTTCTTCTGTATTTCCAGAGAAAGATGATGCAATAAAAAGTGTATTTTCGTTGATGTAGTTAGGCAAATTATATGTTTTGCAAACCTGATAAGGTACACTAAGCAAACTACGAGTAATCGTCTGTGCTAAATTTCCACCAATTCCAGAACCTCCTAACCCTACTACTACAACATTAGTTATTTTTTTATCTTCAAGTGAAGAAAGAGATAGTTTTTGAAAACTTAAATATGCCTCTTCCAACTGGTTGGGAAAACTAGAAATTAATTCATACATCATAATCACACCTTTTTTTATTGACTTCTACTACTAATTAAAATACTAAATTGTGCTAGGGTCGGCACAAAAACAAAAATGTAAAAATAAGAAATTTTAGATTATAAATACTATCAAAAGTTTTAAAAAATTAGGGAATCCAAAAATCAAAAATTAGCTCATTCATACACTTGAAATGCCCTTTTGGACACTCTTTAAAGCCAATTTTAGAACACGGACGGCAAGAAATTTTATTATTTTCAAAAATTACAAACTCTGTCTTGTAAGGATACATTCCTAAAGCTGGAGTAGTATTTCCCCAAATAGAATATATTTTTTTCTTGAAAGCTGCTGCAATGTGCATCAGTCCTGTATCGTGTGTAAAAACGACCTTAGATTGTTTGAGCAAAGAAGCCGACTGTCCTAAAGTGAGTTTACCACATCCATCAAAAATACGTGTTTTTTTTCCTAACTTTTCAATCGCTTCTTGAGAGGCTACTGTATCTCTATCTTTTTCAAAAAAATCAAAGATAGCTTTTCCGTTTTCCATATCCTCTTTTCCTCCTAAGAGAACAATTGGTTTGTTTATCTTATCACAAAGTTCAATCATTCGTTTCAAAGGCAACTTTTTAGTGTTGTGCGCTCCACCAATGGCAAAAGCAATATAACCATTTTGATAAGACTTAGGCAACCATTCTATTTCAAAATGA contains:
- a CDS encoding anthranilate synthase component II; protein product: MILLLDNFDSFTYNLWDYVQRLGVDCKVFRNDTPLEILKQYDFTGIILSPGFGKPQDAGNMMDVIDFYHQKLPILGVCLGHQALGIYFGDALIYAEKPMHGKVSLINSCVDENKDLIFQNMPSKIEVVRYHSLLIELRKNSPLIPTAFTEKGELMAFSHTTLPIKGIQFHPEAALTKYGLQMLENWLSLTKQKISTTRLENILN
- the lipB gene encoding lipoyl(octanoyl) transferase LipB, which produces MQNVIFEHLGTLSYKKGWEYQQEIFDRIFDVKKQNRELEEQKQLPTPNYLLFCQHNPVFTLGKAGSIDNLLLSEKELDEKGIEYFEINRGGDITFHGLEQLVGYPILDLMNFKQDLHWYFRELEEVIIQTMQTYNLDAGRVEGLTGVWIDPNSDNPRKICAIGIRASRWITMHGFALNVNTDLSYFDLIIPCGITDKGVTSLEKELGEKIDMKEVEERVKTQFEKRFGVKII
- a CDS encoding bifunctional phosphoglucose/phosphomannose isomerase, whose protein sequence is MMYELISSFPNQLEEAYLSFQKLSLSSLEDKKITNVVVVGLGGSGIGGNLAQTITRSLLSVPYQVCKTYNLPNYINENTLFIASSFSGNTEETLASLEEAQRRGAYIACLTSGGKLEKIANQKGFDLVPLASRAACPRAHLPYSVTSLLLLLHHYGLVEIGFEKEIQQTVEKLKKDEKTIKVEAQKLAKSLKGKFPILYADAILEPMLIRFQQQINENAKQLCHVAVFPEMNHNELVGWHLPKEILSKTHILLFHSDYDHERVNKRMEICEGIFNKHTHSITHIAAEGNSFLEQVFYLIYLTDWVSYYLAEENGVDPFPVEVINYLKSSLQE
- a CDS encoding glycosyltransferase family 9 protein; the protein is MKKILILRFSSIGDIVLTTPVIRSLKMQFETVHNEELELHYATKASFESVLKYNPYLDKIHLLQKEQSISDFIAILKKEKFDFIIDLHKNLRTSLIKFRISAKSYSFDKLNFEKWLYVNLKKNKMPNRHIVERYMDTLKPLGITLEEDERQSETENKKNKEKNKEVTGLDYFLGAEDHFEIEWLPKSYQNGYIAFAIGGAHNTKKLPLKRMIELCDKINKPIVLLGGKEDMENGKAIFDFFEKDRDTVASQEAIEKLGKKTRIFDGCGKLTLGQSASLLKQSKVVFTHDTGLMHIAAAFKKKIYSIWGNTTPALGMYPYKTEFVIFENNKISCRPCSKIGFKECPKGHFKCMNELIFDFWIP